AAACTTCGGCTTCACCAATTTTAAAAGGGGTTTGTTTTTCTTCAATTTTAAGTGGGCAACCTCTTGGGTAACGAATAGCACAAGGTTGATTACTTGAGATAGCCAGATTCAGCATCATTACAAGTTCTGTTGTGTCTTTTGGGGACATAATAACCAGATTGGGAATATGTCGTAAATAAGCGATGTCAAACAAACCTTGATGAGTCGGTCCATCTTCACCAACTACTCCTGCCCGATCAATACAAAATACCACAGGTAAATTCATCAGACAGACATCATGCAAAATCTGGTCATAAGCTCGTTGTAAGAATGTAGAATAAATTGCACAAACAGGTTTAAGTCCCATTGAAGCCATTCCTGCGGCAAATGTCACGGCATGCTCTTCGGCAATACCTACATCAAAGAACCTTTCCGGATGACTTTCTTTAAAATATTTTAATCCTGTGCCTTCAGCCATAGCCGCCGTAATTGCTACAATCTTTGAATCATTTTTCGCTAAATCAGTTAAAGTTTTTCCCATCACTGCTGAGAATGATAATTTCTCATTCTCCAATGGTTTGCCAGTGGCAATGTCAAAAGGGCTTGTTCCATGAAACCACTCAGGATTTTTCTCTGCCGGCTCATAGCCTTTACCTTTTTTCGTAAAAATATGTAAAAGCCGGGGACCTTTTAAGTCTTTAATCTTTCCTAAAACATTAATTAATAAATCCAGGTTATGTCCGTCAATGGGACCAAAATATCTAAATCCTAATTCTTCAAATAATGCCCCATGAATTAATATATTTTTTATCCCCTCTTCTACTTTTTTAACTAATGTGCTCATTGGTGTGCCAATTCTGGGGACTTTAGTAATTAACTCTTGAATATCTTCTCGCAATCGAGAATAAATAGGCATCGTTATAAGTCTATTCAAATAACCGGCAAGTGCACCAATCGTCCTTGAGATAGACATTTCGTTACTGTTTAAAATAACCAGCAAATCTTTTTGAAGTTGGCCGGCATGATT
This bacterium DNA region includes the following protein-coding sequences:
- the dxs gene encoding 1-deoxy-D-xylulose-5-phosphate synthase, which encodes MVYNKIKMGTMELLEEISSPAELKKLNISQLKKIADEIRQEIIKTVSNTGGHLSSNLGVVELTIALHYIYNTPVDKIIWDVGHQCYAHKLLTGRKSQFQTLRQYGGISGFPKREESYYDVFNTGHASTSISAGLGLAIAKEFEGDGSKKIVVVIGDGALSGGMAFESLNHAGQLQKDLLVILNSNEMSISRTIGALAGYLNRLITMPIYSRLREDIQELITKVPRIGTPMSTLVKKVEEGIKNILIHGALFEELGFRYFGPIDGHNLDLLINVLGKIKDLKGPRLLHIFTKKGKGYEPAEKNPEWFHGTSPFDIATGKPLENEKLSFSAVMGKTLTDLAKNDSKIVAITAAMAEGTGLKYFKESHPERFFDVGIAEEHAVTFAAGMASMGLKPVCAIYSTFLQRAYDQILHDVCLMNLPVVFCIDRAGVVGEDGPTHQGLFDIAYLRHIPNLVIMSPKDTTELVMMLNLAISSNQPCAIRYPRGCPLKIEEKQTPFKIGEAEVLVEGNEAVILALGKMVYPALEVAKNLKNIGVVNARFVKPLDKTLILNLKTKKIITIEDHIVSGGFGSAILELLNANQIQDVRVKCLGFPDQFIEHGASEILFKKYGLDVEGITQSIKKFCKRSGGVTKGDVEIKEIERYY